CGCCTACCTGCTTCAGCAGGCGGGGAAGACGGTCGCCGTACTTGATCGGCGGGACGTCGCCTCGGGCATGTCGTCGCGGACGACGGCCATGCTGACGCAAATCTGCGACGCCCCGCTCAGCAAGCTCGTCAAGGATTTCGACGCCGAGGTCGCCAAGACCGCCTGGGAGGCGGGCAAGACCGCCATCGACTTCATCGAGCAGGTGGTGGCGCGCGAGGGGATCGCCTGCGACTTTCGCCGGGTGCCCGCCTATCACTACGCCTCGACCGTCGAGGCCGTCTCCTTCGTCCGTGAGGAGGTGCGCCTCGCCCTCTCGCTCGGCTATCCGGCCGCCTTCACGGACGCGCTGCCCTATCCCCAGGCGAGTTTCGGCGCCTTGATCCTTCCGGAGCAAGGGCAATTCCATCCCCGGCGCTACCTGCTCGCGCTCGCCGAGCGCCTGCGCGCGCGCGGGGTGGCGATCTTCCCGCACACCGACGTTTCCCGGGTCCGGGCAGGCGAGCCCTGCCGGCTCGAGACCCCGGGCGGGACGGTGACGGCCGAGCGCGTGGTCTATACGACCCATCATCCGCTCGATAACAACCTACTGGTCTCGAAGGTCGCCGCTTACCAGACCTACGTGATCGCGCTCAAGGTGGCGCCGGGCACCTTTTCCCAGGCGCTCGCATGGGATACGGAAGACCCCTACCACTACTGGCGCCAGGCGCCTCAAGATGGGTACGACCTGGTCCTCATCGGCGGCGAGGACCACCGCACCGGGCAGGAGGCCGAGCCGGAGCGCCGTTTCGAGCGTTTGGAGGCCTACGCGCGAGAAGCCCTGGGGGATCGCTCCTACGAGCTGATGTACCGCTGGAGCGGGCAGATTCTCGACCCGGCCGATGGTCTGCCGTTCATCGGGCGAAACGGTGCGGCGAAGAACGAGTTCGTGGCGACCGGCTTTGCGGGGAACGGCATGACCTTCGGCACCTACGCTGGCATGCGTCTCACCGACCTGATCCTGGAGCGCGAGGTCCCCGCCGCCAACATCTTCAACCCCGATCGCTTCGGTCTCAAGGCGGGGGCCGTCACCTTCCTCTCCGAGAACCTCGCCTACCCGACCCATCTGGTCGAGCGCCTGAAACCCGAGCCTCAGCCCGATTTGGCGGCCTTGAGCCCCGGCGACGGCCAGATCTTCGAGCAAGACGGACAGAAGGTCGCCGTCGCCCGCGACGCGACCGGGGCGCTGCACGCCTGTAGCGCCGTCTGCACGCACCTCGGCTGCGTGGTCCACTGGAACAGCCTCGAAGCGACCTGGGATTGCCCCTGCCACGGCTCTCGCTTCGCCGTGAGCGGCGAGGTGCTCGACGGTCCTGCCCGGCACGCCCTGGCGCCGGTTTCGCTCAAGGTGCCCGAGGAGCGGGGTTGAGCGAGAGGCCTCAGGGGATAGGGGGCGCTTCGAAGGCGAAGATGCGCTTGAAGTCCCGGCGCATGCTGACGAGCTGCCACCCGTAGGCATGGGCCAGCTCGGGGAGGGTGGGGGACTCGTGCTCCCACATGGGGCGCTGGGTGTCGTAAGCGTACTCGCGCACGGCGTCGTCGTGGTTGATGAGTAGCGAGAGCGAGGGGCGGGCCGGATCCCGGGCGTAGCGCAGCATCTCGGTATCGCCGCGCGAGTTGCCGACCGCGAGGATTGGCCGGCCCCCGATCCGGGAGATGATCCGCTGGACCTTGTACGGCCCGTCGTTGAAGGGATAGCGCGTGATGTCGCAGCGGATGGGCAGGAAGTAGCCCTCTTGCTCGCGCACCGTGTAATCGATCTCGGTGCCGATGACGTCGTTGGGCGGGATGCGGTAGCACTGCCAGCTCACCGCCCGCAGGAAGTCGAGGCCGCCGCCGCTCACGATGAGCGGGCGGAAGGCGTGGGCCCGCAGGAAATCGAGCAGTTCGAGCTGCGGCTGGTAGGTCAAGGCGTTGAAGGGGACTCCGAAGCGGGGATGGAGGTCGGTCGCGAAGAAGGTGCAGACCTCGCGCTCGAACTCGGCCTGGGTCAGCCCCGCGTTGATCCGGGCGATGTGCTCGACGATTTCGGTCATGTGCATCGCTTCGAGGGTGCCGGACGTGGCGTCGAGCAGCTTTCGGTACGGCGCCTGGTTTCGAAGGGTCGGATGGTCTTGGACCTTCCAGCGCGCCTGCTCGGCCAGGAAGAAGCCTTGCACGTAGGCGGGCTGCTCGCACCAGAGGGTGCCGTCGTTGTCGAAGACGGCGATCCGCTCTTCGGGCGGGACGAAGCCCGCGCCGCCCTCGGTGGTCACGGCCTCGACGAAGCGCAGGATGGCGTCTCGGGCCGCCCCAGTGTTCCAGGACGGCAGCACGTCGTCGTGGCCCAGGGCCGGGTCCTGCTTGGGTCGTGCTCGCATGGCGTCACTTCCTCGAATGAGCCGGTGGTGGCGCGTCCCTTCTCATGCCACAATGAAGGGCTGTCGCGTATCGGCCAAGATTCAAGCTGGAGTTGTAGAGAATGACCAAGCACGTCGCGACCCTCGCGGTCCTCCTCGCCCTCGCCCCTGCCGCCATGGCGGCCCCTGATCCGGACAAGCGCGACTGGGAGCGCTTCTTGACCCAGGAGGTGCCGACGGAGCGTGTGCTGGCCGATTGGCTCGGCCGGGCGCCCGAGCTGGATACCGAGGGTCCCGAGGGGCGGCACTTCCTGATTCGCGATCGCGCCCCCTACGCGGGCGGCGTGGACGTGTACGCCACCGGCAAGGGCGACGTGCAGGAGGTCATCTACTACCTGGTGGAGGGGCCGCTCTACCTGGAGAGCCAGGTCAAGCGCGCGCTCACCCTCAAGAGCCCCTACACCGTCGACGACGTGGAGCGGTGGTACGGCAAGCCCTTTGAGCGGCGCGTCAGCAGCCGCAGCGGGGCCACCATCCTCACCTATCACTTCGCGGGCGATACGAAGCGTGAGCTCACCTTCTCGTCGCTGCCGGGATCCAAGTACCTGCACCGCATCGTGGTGACGCGGGGCGAGTGAGCCCCTGGCTTACTTGCCCTTGGGATGCCCTTCTTCCTTGTGGTGCTTGAGTACCGTGCGGGCTGCGACTTCCTCCTCGCGGCCCGGGTAGCGGCCCGACTTCTCGGCGGATTCCTTGATGTGCTCGTACATGCGCTCTTCCTTCGGCCCCACGCCGCGGACGGGCTCCTTTCGCTTTTCGGGCATGGCCTTTCTCCTCTCTTTCGGCATGACTCCTGGAGCCTAGCCCTTCATTCGGCGAAGGGGAAGTGGCAGGCGCTGGTGTTCGCTCAAGCGGTGTGCGTGACGACCGTCTCGACCGGGGGGCGGCGGCCTTCGCGGCGCTGGGTCTCGTAGCCGAGCTGCAAGAGGCCGACGATCCGCGTGGTCGCAGGATCGATGCCGAAGAGCGCGTAGGCCTGCGGCGTGTCGAAGCTCTTCCAGCCGCTCGCCACCTCATCGGCCCAGGCGGCCAGGAGGAAGTTCTGCACGGCGCAGCAGGTGGAGGCGTAGTCCTCGCGCTGCCGGATCTCGTCGCCTTCCTGCACGGCGTAGACCATCACCTGGAAGGGAACGGCGAGGGCCTTGGCACGGGCGGCACTGCGGGCGGAAGGCACGTCCGCCTCGCCGCCGCCTCGGGCGCGCAACTTGGCCTCGGCGCGATCGGCGAAGTAGTCCGCGAGCCGCTGCCGCATCTCGGGCCCGACCAGGACGAAGCGCCACGGATAGGTGTGCTTGTGGTTGGGGGCCCAGTTCGCGGCTTGCAGCGCGCGCTGGATGACCGCGTCGGGCACGGGGCGATCCTGGAACAGGAAGGTGGTGCGCCGCGAGGCGATCAGGTCGTGCATGTCCATGGGCGGGTCTCCTTGGTCGAGTAAATGAGAATGATTGTCACAAATTCGCGATCGAAAGGTCAAGGCGAACGCTGACGCTCGCCTTGACCTTTTGCGGCCTGGCCGCTCAGCGATGGGTTTCGCGCTCGGCCGCCTTCTCGCGGGCGCGGGCGAGCGTCCCCTCGTCGAGCATGGCGACCCGTAGCTTGTCCCCGAAGCTCCGGACCCGGAAGGAGAGGCCGATTTGCAGGCACCCGGCGATGATGGCCAGGACCCCGATGGTGGCCATCAGGGCCAGGAAGCCGATGGCCGGTCGCGTCATGGCCATGATCCCGAAGACCACCCAGGCCAAGCCGCCGAGCCCCAAGAGGATCTGGCTCGTCTGTTCGTTCTTGACCTGGAAGGCAGCGACGATCTGCGCCACGCCGCGGATGACGGCCCAGGTCGCCACCACGTAGAACAGGGTGACCCCGGCGGCCACCGGCATGGCGAAGACCGCGAGGCCTGCGATCGCGCTGACGACGCCCAGTGTCAGCATCAGCCAGCGGTGCTCACCTACCCGGTTGGCGAGCGAGCCGATGATTGTGACGATCCCGTCGGTCAGGGCGTAGGCCCCGAACAGGATGACCAGGGCCGCCGCAGTGGCGATGGGCCAGGCCATCGCGGCCACCCCCA
The nucleotide sequence above comes from bacterium. Encoded proteins:
- a CDS encoding FAD-dependent oxidoreductase, coding for MTVSLWAATTATPDWPRLDRDLAVDVAIVGAGIAGLTCAYLLQQAGKTVAVLDRRDVASGMSSRTTAMLTQICDAPLSKLVKDFDAEVAKTAWEAGKTAIDFIEQVVAREGIACDFRRVPAYHYASTVEAVSFVREEVRLALSLGYPAAFTDALPYPQASFGALILPEQGQFHPRRYLLALAERLRARGVAIFPHTDVSRVRAGEPCRLETPGGTVTAERVVYTTHHPLDNNLLVSKVAAYQTYVIALKVAPGTFSQALAWDTEDPYHYWRQAPQDGYDLVLIGGEDHRTGQEAEPERRFERLEAYAREALGDRSYELMYRWSGQILDPADGLPFIGRNGAAKNEFVATGFAGNGMTFGTYAGMRLTDLILEREVPAANIFNPDRFGLKAGAVTFLSENLAYPTHLVERLKPEPQPDLAALSPGDGQIFEQDGQKVAVARDATGALHACSAVCTHLGCVVHWNSLEATWDCPCHGSRFAVSGEVLDGPARHALAPVSLKVPEERG
- a CDS encoding haloacid dehalogenase-like hydrolase, with the translated sequence MRARPKQDPALGHDDVLPSWNTGAARDAILRFVEAVTTEGGAGFVPPEERIAVFDNDGTLWCEQPAYVQGFFLAEQARWKVQDHPTLRNQAPYRKLLDATSGTLEAMHMTEIVEHIARINAGLTQAEFEREVCTFFATDLHPRFGVPFNALTYQPQLELLDFLRAHAFRPLIVSGGGLDFLRAVSWQCYRIPPNDVIGTEIDYTVREQEGYFLPIRCDITRYPFNDGPYKVQRIISRIGGRPILAVGNSRGDTEMLRYARDPARPSLSLLINHDDAVREYAYDTQRPMWEHESPTLPELAHAYGWQLVSMRRDFKRIFAFEAPPIP
- a CDS encoding nitroreductase; this encodes MDMHDLIASRRTTFLFQDRPVPDAVIQRALQAANWAPNHKHTYPWRFVLVGPEMRQRLADYFADRAEAKLRARGGGEADVPSARSAARAKALAVPFQVMVYAVQEGDEIRQREDYASTCCAVQNFLLAAWADEVASGWKSFDTPQAYALFGIDPATTRIVGLLQLGYETQRREGRRPPVETVVTHTA
- a CDS encoding HdeD family acid-resistance protein; amino-acid sequence: MLSTLTQNWWLLMVQGVLAVLMGVAAMAWPIATAAALVILFGAYALTDGIVTIIGSLANRVGEHRWLMLTLGVVSAIAGLAVFAMPVAAGVTLFYVVATWAVIRGVAQIVAAFQVKNEQTSQILLGLGGLAWVVFGIMAMTRPAIGFLALMATIGVLAIIAGCLQIGLSFRVRSFGDKLRVAMLDEGTLARAREKAAERETHR